A genomic stretch from Pelagicoccus sp. SDUM812003 includes:
- a CDS encoding BlaI/MecI/CopY family transcriptional regulator, which yields MSSKDAKLSKLELQIMRAFWKLGAATLRQAYEAIPASEKRPEYTTTQTIVTRLEAKGAILRSKKIGNAWVYEPQVTRQSVVGKLVDDLFGLLDGAASPIVSHLAESGKLSEDDIREIERIIDESKKKEPRK from the coding sequence ATGAGTAGCAAAGACGCCAAACTCTCGAAGCTGGAGCTTCAAATCATGCGAGCTTTCTGGAAGCTGGGCGCCGCCACCTTGCGACAGGCCTACGAAGCCATACCGGCGTCCGAAAAGCGTCCGGAGTACACCACTACGCAGACCATCGTCACCCGCCTGGAAGCCAAGGGAGCCATCCTGCGGAGCAAGAAGATCGGCAACGCCTGGGTCTACGAGCCGCAGGTCACGCGACAGTCGGTAGTCGGAAAACTGGTGGACGACTTGTTCGGTCTGCTTGACGGAGCCGCCAGCCCCATCGTCTCCCATCTCGCAGAAAGCGGAAAGCTTTCGGAAGACGACATTCGCGAGATCGAACGGATCATCGACGAATCGAAGAAGAAAGAGCCCCGCAAATGA
- a CDS encoding DUF2721 domain-containing protein: MDVNELVPTLQLAIGPMILISGIGLILLSMTNRYGRVTDRARALRENPELIARLPANLAKQESAILAKRARAGRFAIMLISLSLLFAALLVCVLFAISFWTLDWAWLIVVLFAACMGSFVAALAVFLHDVNLSLKTFHLSESAFADL, from the coding sequence ATGGATGTAAATGAGTTGGTCCCCACCTTGCAGCTCGCGATCGGTCCCATGATCCTGATTTCGGGCATCGGTCTGATTCTCCTTTCGATGACCAATCGCTATGGTCGCGTCACGGATAGAGCGCGAGCGCTGCGCGAAAACCCCGAACTGATCGCCCGTCTGCCGGCTAATCTGGCCAAGCAGGAATCCGCCATTCTGGCCAAGCGCGCTCGAGCGGGGCGTTTCGCCATCATGCTCATTTCGCTGAGTCTGCTGTTCGCGGCCCTGCTGGTGTGCGTGCTGTTTGCCATTTCCTTCTGGACCTTGGATTGGGCGTGGCTGATTGTGGTCCTTTTCGCCGCCTGCATGGGCAGTTTCGTGGCCGCCTTGGCCGTGTTCCTGCATGACGTGAACCTGTCGCTGAAGACGTTTCACCTATCGGAGAGCGCTTTCGCGGACTTGTAG
- a CDS encoding calcium/sodium antiporter — translation MLIFSVIASLGLLFVGAHFLVKGAASAAARLGIPPLAIGLTVVAYGTSAPEMIVSLQAALEGSSDIAVGNVVGSNSFNIGIILGVTALICPIGVERRIVKVDAPVMLLVALWACWLLWDGSIGRLGALAFLLACVVYTVVNLRQAGVEGSAPDQESSQSKEGVIWKDVGWFLLGLAMSIAGSKLLVWGASELARGWGVSEAVIGLTIVSAGTSMPELVTSVSAALKREPDIAIGNIIGSNVFNILGILGVSAMVSPIEGSNIAAIDLGAMALFSIAMLPLIWSGYKLRRWEGAFLLAGYAGYLWILWP, via the coding sequence ATGTTGATTTTTTCGGTGATCGCTTCGTTGGGGCTGCTGTTCGTGGGGGCTCATTTTCTGGTGAAGGGAGCGGCTTCCGCGGCGGCTCGTTTGGGCATCCCGCCCTTGGCGATCGGCTTGACGGTGGTGGCCTACGGGACGAGCGCCCCGGAGATGATCGTCAGCTTGCAGGCCGCTCTAGAGGGCAGCTCCGATATCGCGGTGGGAAACGTGGTCGGTTCCAACAGCTTCAATATCGGCATCATCCTGGGAGTGACGGCCCTGATCTGTCCCATCGGGGTGGAGCGTCGTATTGTAAAAGTGGATGCGCCGGTGATGCTGCTGGTGGCTTTGTGGGCTTGCTGGCTGCTCTGGGACGGTAGCATTGGCCGTCTCGGCGCCTTGGCGTTTTTGCTCGCTTGCGTGGTCTACACCGTAGTGAACCTTCGGCAGGCGGGAGTGGAAGGGTCCGCCCCGGATCAGGAGTCTTCGCAGTCCAAGGAAGGCGTCATTTGGAAGGATGTCGGGTGGTTTTTGCTCGGCTTGGCCATGTCGATCGCCGGGTCCAAGCTGCTGGTATGGGGAGCTTCCGAGCTGGCTCGAGGCTGGGGGGTGAGCGAAGCGGTGATCGGGCTGACCATCGTTTCCGCGGGTACAAGCATGCCGGAGCTGGTGACCTCGGTCTCAGCCGCCCTGAAACGCGAGCCCGATATCGCCATCGGAAACATCATCGGCTCGAACGTATTCAATATTTTGGGAATTCTGGGCGTATCGGCGATGGTGAGCCCCATCGAGGGATCGAACATCGCAGCCATCGATCTCGGCGCGATGGCGTTGTTCAGTATCGCCATGCTGCCTTTGATCTGGAGCGGATACAAGTTGCGCCGCTGGGAAGGCGCTTTCTTGCTAGCGGGCTACGCGGGGTACCTTTGGATACTGTGGCCTTAG
- a CDS encoding M56 family metallopeptidase: protein MKSVFEFLYWHTVESTAFAVIVIALVFVFRLHGAANRFALLEVALLKFLVPVGAFASLFVNVGALAPLSLEAHQIRFSDIARDFGQATSVDWFAAALLIWLFGTLCIGASRTVGLYRNRRLVALSRSGSRQVRERIGRALEQAGYGEGRQPDVFEDARIASIGLIGFFRPRIIVNAAFLETLTDTELLAAIKHELAHVHRRDNLRRLAHETAATLFWFHPLIWMLRQKLRAESEIACDEFALSHGEEPESYAKCLLKAASTRRPYNNVWVTSFSAATLKKRVRKIVTYENRNESKMKLLALYLLVVCSLGATLAAPQNLKAADTEEPIYSMQDLDKKPHAVVMAKPQYPQKLHESKTPGDVVVEFVLDTNGIPRNVRAIKSSQREFEQPSIDCVTDSTWAPGEISGEPVSVLVRIPIIFKP, encoded by the coding sequence ATGAAGAGCGTCTTCGAATTCCTCTACTGGCACACCGTCGAATCCACCGCGTTCGCGGTCATCGTGATCGCGCTTGTATTCGTTTTTAGATTACACGGAGCCGCCAATCGCTTCGCTTTGCTGGAAGTCGCGCTGCTGAAGTTTCTCGTTCCCGTGGGAGCTTTCGCATCGCTCTTCGTGAACGTCGGGGCGCTGGCTCCTCTTTCGCTGGAAGCGCATCAGATTCGTTTCTCCGATATCGCCCGGGACTTCGGACAAGCGACTTCCGTCGACTGGTTTGCAGCGGCGCTTCTGATTTGGCTTTTCGGAACACTTTGCATCGGAGCGTCACGGACGGTCGGGCTGTACCGGAACAGACGTCTCGTCGCCCTGAGTCGGTCCGGCAGCAGGCAGGTCCGAGAGCGGATCGGAAGGGCCCTCGAACAGGCAGGTTATGGCGAAGGGCGACAGCCTGATGTTTTCGAGGACGCCCGCATCGCCTCCATCGGATTGATCGGATTCTTTAGACCCAGAATAATAGTAAACGCAGCGTTTCTGGAAACGTTGACCGACACGGAACTGCTAGCGGCGATCAAGCATGAGCTCGCTCACGTACATCGCCGCGACAATTTGCGAAGGCTCGCTCACGAAACCGCCGCCACCCTGTTCTGGTTTCATCCGCTCATTTGGATGCTACGCCAGAAGCTGAGGGCGGAAAGCGAGATCGCCTGCGACGAGTTCGCTTTGTCGCATGGCGAAGAGCCTGAAAGCTACGCGAAGTGTCTTCTCAAAGCAGCCTCCACCCGTCGCCCCTACAACAACGTTTGGGTAACGAGTTTTTCGGCAGCGACCCTCAAGAAACGCGTTCGCAAAATCGTAACCTACGAAAATCGAAACGAATCAAAAATGAAACTACTAGCGCTATACCTCTTGGTGGTCTGCAGTCTGGGCGCCACCCTCGCCGCTCCGCAAAATCTCAAGGCCGCGGACACGGAAGAACCGATCTACTCCATGCAGGATCTCGATAAAAAGCCGCACGCCGTCGTTATGGCCAAGCCGCAATACCCCCAAAAGCTTCACGAGAGCAAAACCCCAGGGGATGTCGTCGTCGAATTCGTCCTCGATACGAACGGAATCCCCCGCAACGTACGAGCCATCAAGAGCTCGCAGAGGGAGTTCGAACAACCCTCGATCGACTGCGTAACCGATTCGACCTGGGCCCCCGGCGAAATTTCCGGCGAGCCCGTCAGCGTGCTGGTCCGCATCCCTATCATTTTTAAGCCATAA
- a CDS encoding GH1 family beta-glucosidase, translating into MKSFPDGFLWGTATAAYQIEGAAAEDGRGASIWDAFSKTPGRVFKGHTGDVACDHYHRWEEDVALLKQMGVGCYRFSISWSRILPSGSGEVNEEGIAFYNKLIDALLAAGIQPWVTLYHWDLPLALQIEEDGLLNRSIVERFVEYARVCFERFGDRVKHWITLNEPMCSCSLGHGVGVHAPGRKSELEPYIAGHNLLLAHAHIVDLYRREFQDTQKGVIGITNNCDWREPLTDDPKDIEAAQRGLEFFLGWFADPVYFGKYPDRMLAAIGDKLPKFTDEEVKLLKGSSDFFGLNHYTTMLTSEPDPEHQVEGVIVRGNGGVYGDQNVTLSRDPNWEQTDMGWNIVPWGCRKLLEWIAERYDNPPIYITENGCAMPDEDDRETALNDERRVTFLSGYIGACHEAIEKGVNLKGYMCWSFMDNFEWAFGYGKRFGLHWVDFQTGERQPKASAKWFGQLAKSNVMPE; encoded by the coding sequence ATGAAGAGCTTTCCTGACGGATTTTTGTGGGGTACCGCGACGGCGGCATACCAGATTGAGGGCGCAGCGGCGGAGGACGGGCGCGGGGCCAGCATTTGGGACGCGTTTTCCAAGACCCCTGGTCGCGTGTTCAAGGGGCATACGGGCGATGTGGCGTGCGACCACTATCACCGCTGGGAGGAGGACGTGGCCCTGCTCAAGCAGATGGGGGTGGGCTGCTATCGTTTCTCCATCTCCTGGTCGCGCATCCTGCCGAGCGGATCTGGCGAAGTGAACGAAGAGGGGATCGCGTTTTATAACAAGCTCATCGACGCCCTGCTGGCCGCGGGCATCCAGCCTTGGGTCACGCTCTACCATTGGGATTTGCCGCTGGCCTTGCAGATCGAGGAGGACGGGCTGCTGAACCGCTCCATCGTGGAGCGTTTCGTGGAGTACGCCCGGGTTTGTTTCGAACGCTTCGGAGATCGGGTGAAACACTGGATCACGCTCAACGAGCCCATGTGCAGCTGCTCGCTGGGGCACGGAGTCGGAGTGCACGCCCCGGGGCGCAAGTCCGAGCTGGAACCTTACATCGCGGGCCACAACCTGCTGCTGGCTCACGCTCATATCGTCGATCTCTACCGTAGGGAATTTCAGGATACGCAAAAAGGCGTGATCGGCATCACCAACAATTGCGATTGGCGCGAGCCTCTGACCGATGATCCGAAGGATATCGAAGCGGCCCAGCGCGGTTTGGAGTTCTTTCTCGGCTGGTTCGCGGATCCGGTCTATTTCGGCAAGTATCCGGATCGCATGCTGGCCGCCATCGGAGACAAGTTGCCCAAGTTCACGGACGAGGAGGTCAAGCTGCTCAAAGGCTCATCGGACTTTTTCGGACTCAACCACTACACCACCATGCTGACCTCCGAGCCCGATCCGGAGCATCAGGTCGAAGGCGTGATCGTGCGCGGCAATGGCGGCGTCTATGGAGACCAGAACGTGACGCTGTCCCGCGATCCTAATTGGGAGCAGACCGACATGGGCTGGAACATCGTGCCTTGGGGCTGCCGCAAGTTGCTGGAGTGGATCGCCGAGCGCTATGACAATCCGCCTATCTACATTACGGAAAACGGCTGCGCTATGCCGGATGAAGACGATCGCGAGACCGCCCTCAACGACGAGCGGCGTGTGACGTTCCTTTCTGGATACATCGGAGCCTGCCACGAAGCCATCGAGAAGGGCGTCAACCTGAAGGGCTACATGTGCTGGAGCTTCATGGACAATTTCGAATGGGCTTTTGGATACGGCAAGCGCTTCGGCCTGCACTGGGTCGACTTTCAGACCGGCGAGCGTCAGCCCAAGGCTTCGGCCAAGTGGTTCGGGCAGCTGGCGAAGAGCAATGTGATGCCGGAGTAA